The genome window aaaaactgcATAGAGAcgaatgacaaggaaaacacaatgacccaaaacctctgggacgcagcaaaagcagttctaagagggaagtttatagcaatacaaccctacctcaggaaacaagaaaaatctcaaatgaacaagataaccttacacttaaaacaattagaggaagaagaacaaaaaaaacccaaagtgagcaaaaggaaagaaatcataaagatcagatcagaaataaatgaaaaagaagtgaaggaaagaatagcaaagatcaataaaactaaaagctggttctttgagaagataaacaaaattgataaaccattagccagactcatcaagaaaaaaagggagaagatgccaatcaacagaattagaaatagaaaaggagaagtaacaacggacaccacagaaatacaaaagatcataagagattactacaagcaacgatatgccaataaactggataacttggaagaaatggatacattcttagaaaaacacaatcttccaaggctgaaccagaaagaaatagaaaatatgaacaaaccaatcacaagtacggaaattgagactgtgattaaaaatctaccaacaaacaaaagtccagggccagatggcttcacaagcgaattctatcaaacatttagagaagagctaacacctatccttctcaaactattccaaaatatagcagaaggaggaacactctcaaactcattccacgaggctgtcattaccctgataccaaaaccaggcaaagatgtcacaaaaaaagaaaagtaaaggccaatatcactgatgaatatacatgcaaaaatcctcaacaaaatactagcaaacaaaatctaacagcacattaaaaagatcatacatagggcttcctaggtggcgcagtggttgggagtccgcctgccaatgcagaggtcatgggttcgatcccagctccaggaagatcccatatgccgcggagcaactaagcccgtgtgccaaaaaagaaaaaaaaaaaaaaaaaaaaaagatcatacatcatgatcaagtggggtttatccatggaatgcaaggattcttcaatatacacaaatcaatcagtgtgatacatcatattaacaaattgaaggataaaaaccatatgataatctcaatagatggggaaaaagcttttgacaaaattccacatccatttatgataaaaactctccagaaaatgggcatagaaggaagttatctcaacagaataaaagccatatatgacaaaccaacagccaacatcattctaaatggtgaaaaactgaaagcattccctctaagaacaggaacaagtcaagggtgcccactctcaccactattattcaacatagttttggaagtgttagccacagcaatcagagaagaaaatgaaataaaaggaatccaaattggaaaagaagtaaaattgtcactctttgcagatgccatgatattatacataggaaacctgaaaaatgctaccagaaaactgctagcactaatcgatgcatttagtaaagtagcagggtacaaaattaatgcacagaaatctcttgcattcctatacactaacaacaaaagagcagaaagagaaattaaggaaactctcccatttaccattgcaacagaaagattaaaatacctaggaataaacctgcctaaggaggcaaaagacctgtgtgcaaaaaactataagacactgatgaaagaaatcaaagatgatacaaacagatggagagacataccattttcttggattggaagaatcaacattgtgaaaatgactataatacccacagcaattacagattcaacgcaatcccaatcaaattaccagtggcatttttcacagaactagaacaagaaattttatgatttgtatggaaatgcaaaagaccccgaatagccaaagcaatcttgaaaaggaaagacagagctggaggaatcaggctccctgacttcaaattatactacaaggccatagtgatcaagacagtatggtactggcacaaaaacagaaatagagatcaatggaacagaatagagagcccagaggtaaacccacacacatatgggcaccttatctttgacaaagaaggcaagaatatgcaatggaaaaaagacagcctcttcaataagtgatgctgagaaaactggacagctacatgtaaaagaatgaaattagaacacttcctaacaccatacacaaaaatgaactcaaaatggattaaagacctcaatgtaaggccagacactataaaactctcagaggaaaacgtaggcagaacactctgtgacataaagcatagcaagatcctttttgacccacctcctagaataatggatataaaatcaaaaataaacaaatgggacctaatgaaatttaaaagcttttgcacagcaaaagaaatcataaacaagacaagaatacaaccctcagaatgggagaaactatttgccaatgaagcaacggacgaaggattaacctccaaaatatacaagcagctcatgcagcttaatatccaaaaagcaaataacccaatccaaaaatgggtgaagacctaaatagacatttctacaaagaagacatgcagatggctaacaagcatatgaaaagatgctcaacatcactaatcattagagaaatgtaagtcaaagccacaatgaggtatcacctcaccccagtcagaatggccatcatcaaaaaatctggaaacaataaatgctggagagggttgcatagaaaagggaaccctcctgcactgttggtgggaatgtaaattggtacagccactatggaaatcagtatggaggttccttaaaaaactaaaagtagaactaccatatgacccagcaatccctctcctgggcgtatacccagagaaaaccataatccaaaaagaaacatgtaccataatgttcattgcagcactatttacaacagccaggacatggaagcaacctaaatgcctatcaacagatgaatggatacagaagatgtggcacatatgtacaatggaatattactcagccataaaaaggaatgaaattgagttatttgtagtgaggtggatggacctagagactgtcatacagagcaaagtaaattagaaagagaaaaacaaataccatatgctaactcatatatacggaatctaaaaaaaatggtgccGATGAACCCCGTGACAGGGCAagtataaaaatgcagatgtagagaacggacttgaggacacagggtggggggtggtgcgaaggggaagctgggacgaagtgagagagtagcattgacatatatacactacaaaatgtaaaatagatggctagtgagaatttgctgcataacatagggagatctggtagatgatgggtgatgagttagagggctgggatagggagggtgggagggagttgtgggagggaagggatatggggttatgtgtataaatacagctgactcactttggtgtacctcaaatacTGGcgtaacagtgtaaagcaattatattccaataaagagctttaaaaaaatagaaatggtaatataaatgatttattatacatatacagatcaacactgaaaccaagcaggaccctgcagggccttcTCAGATACAAAAGCCCCTCCatgtctcccttttctttttctttttttttttttaaataaaataaaataaaaaaatggtactgatgaacccagtgacagggcaagaataaagatgcagatgcagagggcGGACTTGAGGACCCGGGGTAGggagcaatggggaagctgggacggagtgagagagtagcactgacatatatacagtaccaaatgtgaaatatctagtgggaagctgttgcataacacaggaagatcaacttgatgatgggtgatgacctagaggggtgggatagggagggtttgatggagttgcaggagggagggactatggggatatacgtataaatacagctgattcactttgttgtacagcaaaaactggtacaacagtgtaaagcaattatattccaatatagagCTCAAAAAACAGAGGAGAagggaacaaataaaaaataaaggttaaaatattaaaataaataatgtttaacaTATGTCAAAGGAATACAGGAACCAGTTGACTGAAGGAATTATTAATGACAAAGCTGGGGcaatttgagaaacaaaataaagtagtattggattataacccaaagaataaaataaatattcataagtCCACAttgatagaaataaatgaataaataaatgggggaaaataGACAAACTTCCTGTACAGAATTCCAAATAGTTTATATAGATACTGCCTTTCATGGAGGTGGGCTTGAACTCTTGAACTCTTCaacccttgagtgtgggctgtaCCTAGTGATTTGCCTTCAAAGAGTACAGTATAGAGAGGGAACCTGACAAACATTCCCTCAGCCagatgatcaaggttaacatcaaaataaaataaataaaataatatataatatattgattcattaattgtgacaaatgcacCATTCAGTGATAAATCACATTGAAGGTATGGACCCTTGACATGATGTGAGAGAATGCCACTTCACCTGTGTGATCTTCCTGCCCAAATCCcttaaccccagtctaatcatgagacaAACATCAGCCAAATCCCAATCGatggacattctacaaaatatttgaccagtactcctcaaaactgtcaaagagcatcaaaaacaacaaaagtctAAGAAATTGTCACAGCTAAGAGGGGTCTAAGGAGACACaataattaaaggaaatattGTGTCCTGGATAGATTCTAGAATGAGAAAAGGACACTAGTGGAAAGCTAAGATAATCTGAATATAGTATGGGCTTtagttaaaataatatataatatattgattcattaattgtgacaaatgcacCATTCTAATGTAAGCTACTAATCATAGGGGAAACTGGGTTTGAGAGATATGGGGaactctttgtactatttttacaaTAATTATGTATATCTaaaactattcaaaaataaaaagtctattttaaaaaagcatattggTCCCATCTATTCccatagcagttttttttttttcattttttactatcCCTGAGTAGTATCAAAGCAATCCAAAGCTTCTACAACTCTTCTCCTGTTGCCTGCCATCGGTTGgcaaagagaaatggaagtcTCATTGGGGAATGTCATTTTCTCTGAATCAAGACAATTGTTAGGATGGTGCTGGCAATGGCATTTAAGTCGTAAATGTTTGACTTTGTGCATGATGTATCTTAGTCTTGGAAGACTTCTTTCTTTGATAGCAGGAGGCTGAAATTCTTACAGATCTTATTACTCACAAACCCCAGGAGCTGAGGGCTCCTGGCCATTCCTCAGAGCCATTTcttagaagaaaggaaggaaagaaggatggatgAGCTAGAGAAAGATTTCATTATCTTGAGTAAGTACTAATTGCTATAATGCTAAGCATCTTAGACCTACTTAGCTGTGGATTATGGATTAAAattaccctgttttatttttctagcaaGCACAGTGTTACTAATAAGGTTCACAaagtttgcatttttctcttaggAAGTAAAAGGAACACAGAGCTCTTTAACTAGTTGGATCTTTTGGACATAGTGCTCAGAGGAAGGGAATGTGAGACAGCAGCAGGGATTTGGGGAGGCGTTTACAATTTACAGCTCAATGAGATGCAAAAATATTCATTGTTAATAGCTTCTGCTGGGAGTTCAGCAACCCCAAAAAGAAAAGGAGTATTGACTCATTGGTCTATAGAGGCCACCTGCCTGCTTCTTAAATTGTTTTGAAGGAGCCAGTAAGTGCCCCATGAATCCATCCTGGCACCTGCATGGCGATATTTTGGGTGAGCTCTGTTAAATAGAACATGAAAGTGGTCAAACTCACACATTGTTTTTTGAAAGTTATGTATGatgggtaaataaaatgaaaggtaaatctgagtgaaagaagaaaattgtgAAGACTTTAACAGAGTTGCCAACATAAGACTCACATGAGACTAGGTCTTCAAAACTCAATTTAGCTCATTGCCTCCCACCACCTTCCTTCTCTACCTTTTCCCTTCCTAACATCCACCACGAGCATCACAACTATTCTAAACTTACCGGGGAAGTTGGAAGCTTCCTTAATGTGGCACAAAGTAATGAAGTAACTGTGTATTATGTGGTCCTGGAATCGTGCTCTTTCACTGCCCTACTGCTGGATGATACTCTTCTCCTCTACAAAGGCCACTGGGGCTACCCTTAGAAGGTGCACATTAAGTCAGGGTTAgtgtcaaaataataatagcaaatacgCATAGcctttactatgtgccaggctctcttCTGAGCGTTTTTCATAGATTACGTCATTGTAATCAAGCTCATTACTCGATAAGGCACTTGTAGTTTTATTCTCCCCGTtgtttagatgaggaaactgaagcacaaaggcTGCTTTTGAGATTTTACAGTTTGATGCCTCACCTGTGCCACATGAGCCCCCATAAGCCTTGGATTTGTCCTTAAGGAAggtaatttcatttgtttatgggtATCTGCCTCACTCCCCACTGCTTCTTTTCCTAAAGCTGGCATTTCTGACCTGAGAAGCCTTCGTATGCCTGTTTCCCCAAATCCTTTCCCTTTCCATGTAAAGGTGGATGGGGTCCTTTTCGGCATCAGCCGCTCTGGCATGTCCTCCCATCTGCGCAAGCCTACATCATTCTTGCGCTCAAAGTTGCCTGCACCTCAATCTTTCCCCTCAGCACCTCTTGCCTTAACTCTCCTGACAGAcctgctttgccttcaccctctCTCCATCCATTTCGGGGTGTTCCGCATCACCACAGAACTCCAGATCTTTGGAAATGACTTCATTTAGCACAGtagtttcccttttccctttctggTCTCCCACTTAGAAGGGGAAAgtctttttatgtctttaatcttACTTCTTTCTGGCCTCTAAGACCTTGATATTCAGCCTCTGCAACCAATTCCTAACTGTGCTGAAACATCACTTACATTGTCTCAATTCACTGattacttttcttcttatttaggGATGCTGCACTGTATTTCTGTTTAGGCTCACTAGCACATTTGGATAACACAAACCAAAGGAGTCTGAATTATGGACACTATATATGTGATAAATATGGCTACATTGATAATCATACTACaatgtataaatgtatcaaaataacagctgtataccttaaacttacacaatgttacgtgtcaaatttattcaataaaaataataagaatgtgCTACTAAAGCACTCCTTTTGTTGTATTATAAATCTTAAGCATATTCTAACCTAGCATATATTAACAAAAAATATGTTCTGACAGCACATACTGTGTTCAGAAACTTTACTGCTCTTGGAGGAAGTAATACAGGAGACACAAAGATGTATTTAACAACATCAGTAAGGACTATATTCATAGTgaagtaaaataaatcataaatgatGCATACATAGATGACTCAATAGCAATTAATACTGTGTAAAGTGTTCtgggaaatataaaatattggacTGGTCCTGGGTGGTGGGAGGGACTAAATCACCCTAGCATGAAATTCTTTTAACTGAGAAcagttatttttcattctattgtACGTGaaggataaaatatttacttgAGAATGCTGTTTGCAATCAGCTAATTAAAAGTTGTAAATAATTTCTTGTTTTGATAGCAGGAAGGgttgtttttttctcaaagatTGTATGACATATCAAGGTAAGGACTATCCATATCTTTATTTCACAACTCTAAATGGTACATATTATTTCCATGttacaaagaggaaaatgaaggctcagagagaCTAAGTTATCTAAGGTCACAGAGTATCTATAGAAAGTGAAGTGCCAATATGAGTTTGTATGATCCCAAATCCATGCTATTTCTACTGCAACACACTGCcattcaaagatgacataaagtTTACCGTGCAGGAGCTTACAGCCTAGGACCCTGACTAACTCGAtttacttcctcctcttcttcctcagctTCCTTCCCAAATGAAAGTAAACTAAAACTTTTTGTGCCTTTgggtttcaatttctttacttcctcctctggtttctctttttttggccgttttatttctcttggaatGATGTCATCAAAAGGATTAAACAAAACCTCacagctttttattttgtgtggaTTACGTGGTCTTTCTTCACCATCAATGTCTACTTCTGTCAGTCGCAGCATGTTATATACTGTATCCCCTGTAACCCTTCCAAAGATGGTGTGCTTATTGTTAAGTTCATCTGCTCGACCCAGTGTAAAGAAAAACTGGCTACCGTTATCATGAGAACCAGCATTTGCCATGGCAACCAGACCTTTCCGATTAAAAAGCAACCGTGAGTGGAATTCATCCTTGAATAGGGCTCCATAGATAGACTCTCCACCAGTCCCTGTACCAGTAGGATCTCCCCCTTGGACTATAAAACCAGGTACAACTCTATGAAATATGGTGTTGTCATAATATGCTTCCAAACACAGCTGAATGAAATTTCTGCAGGATTTAGGAGCTTCTTTTGACCACAACTCTGTATCAATATCTCCAGCTGTGGTTATCAATAAAACCTTCCCGTTCGTGGGAGGCTCCCGGATGTAAATGTTGCTCATGCTGGTCAGTGCTCAGGACTCTGCTCCTAAGCGGGGATGAGAGTGAACAGTCGATAACTAAAGCTGGGGAAGTGGTTTTTAACaaggagaagaaatgaagaacaaaaatgtatatattgaacGTTCACAGTTATTGAGAAGGTGGTAAGGGAGTCACCGAGAGGGAAGAAAGGCAGGAGAAAACTCTCTCAGTCTTTTCAATGTTACCTAGGATTGTCTTGATTCTGCTGAATCACTGAAGCAACTACTCTTTCTGAAATTCTTGCTGTGTGATAAATATTGTGTTACTTATATTTTCTATAACCTAACAGCAAGCCTATATTATAGGTGAGACTATCACTATCCAAAGTTAAGTAACCGGTCCAGGGACACAAAGCTAGCACGTGGCAGAGCGGGGATTAGATCTCAGGCCCAGCTCACTCCCACACCCTCCTCTCTTTCCTATTCAGCAGAGCTGTTTTGTGTGCACTATCCATCAGCACACCCATGCTGTGGAGAAGGGGAAGCTTTTGATATGcagctgtgtatgtgtgtgtaatttcTATGATTTATTAAGATggattttttattgaaaaaagcattcatttcataaaaataatgaatgtttgaaatttaaaaatcagaaacatgcaaacaaacagaaaacaaggaaatgtAAACTCTTCCACACACCCTTCTAACATAGAGCCAGCCAATCTTGGCATCGTCCTATCTATCCTTATAGCCTGTAAGCATATATAAATCAAAGGGCACAGGCATTTTAAGGCTTTATTAATGCACTGCCATATTGCCAGAACATTGCTTTAGCATaggatatgattttaaaatgaaatttcattatTGGGAATTTGCTAATTGAAGTACCATGGAATCACAGTCGAGCTTCCGTGACATCTCTGAAATTTGCTTCTGGAGAAAGCTCTAAGATTTTATCATATAAATTTTTTGGCTTAAATGACAAATAGAATTTATAATGAAGGAAAGCACCTCCTTTACAATAGTGACAATGACATTGAAAAAGCATAGGATTATATTCACCAAGAAATATCAAAAACACGTGAAgaataatttaaatcatttttgaagTACACTGATTGGAAAAGCAACCCATGTTCTTGTGTGGGAAGACAATTTGCAAAAGTTGTAAATCCtaagtttatttataaattcaatgTGATAGCAATATGAATTGCAgtagatattatttatttgtttaattttgatgatgtggGTAGGAATAAGACAAAGTCACTCTAAAACTCATATGGAAGAATAAGAATAATGGgggtgcttcctaggtggcacagtggttaaggatctgcctgccagtgcagggaacacagattcaatccctgctccaggaagattccacgcgcaactaagcccatgctccacaactattgagcctgtgctctagagcccatgagccacaactattgagcctgtgtgccacaactactgaagcccacatgcatagagcccgtgctccacaacaagagaagccactgcaatgagaagcctgcgcaccacaatgaagagtagcccccgctcactgcaactagagaaagcctgtgtgcagcaacgaaggcccaactcagccaataaataaataaataagtaaataaataaatttttaaaaaagaacaatgcgGAAAATTTAGAAACAGCGGTAAAGCAGGGAAGACCATCTCTACCaatcagaaaaacattttataggcCCTCAATAATGTGATATTAGTGCATAAATATTAAGGCAGACAattgaaacacaagagaaaatagagaagtagactgaaataatacaataatttaaTTTACGATATATGTAGCCTCTCAGATCAATGTGGAAAAGATAGACATTTGACATATTGTTTTGGAAAAACTAGGTAAATGTCTGGAAAATAACAACTTTGGATCTATACCTCACACCATCTACCAGAATAAATTCCAAGTAGatcaaaaatgtaaatgaaatcttATAAGTGCTAGAACAAAACACGGAGAAATTATTGGGCACCTCagagtgaaattttaaatttcaaaattcagaaaCTATAACATTAAAAGTGGATAAATATGActacctaaaaaataaaagtttctgctTAAAAAATTGTCAAGTCAAAAGACAtggaaaaactaagaaaaaaagtgcaatttataatacaaacagctcatatagctcaatacaaacaaaccaaaaaacaaacaaaacaccaaacaacccagtcaaaaatgggcagaagacccga of Hippopotamus amphibius kiboko isolate mHipAmp2 chromosome X, mHipAmp2.hap2, whole genome shotgun sequence contains these proteins:
- the LOC130841529 gene encoding spliceosome-associated protein CWC27 homolog, which translates into the protein MSNIYIREPPTNGKVLLITTAGDIDTELWSKEAPKSCRNFIQLCLEAYYDNTIFHRVVPGFIVQGGDPTGTGTGGESIYGALFKDEFHSRLLFNRKGLVAMANAGSHDNGSQFFFTLGRADELNNKHTIFGRVTGDTVYNMLRLTEVDIDGEERPRNPHKIKSCEVLFNPFDDIIPREIKRPKKEKPEEEVKKLKPKGTKSFSLLSFGKEAEEEEEEVNRVSQGPRL